The following proteins come from a genomic window of Shewanella halifaxensis HAW-EB4:
- a CDS encoding CYTH domain-containing protein has translation MEAEIELKLFFNENNKKSLINLLDSLPNCDAKGIEKLTNSYFDTPDLTLRKWDMGLRVRGVNQHLEQTIKTKGQVVGGIHSRPEYNVDIDQKFPQLNLFPTEIWPEQENIEQTQSALYCLFHTDFERQRWHIFVDDSLVEVALDIGEIRVNEAVDPICELEFELLAGDTSALLTLAGIVSRAVPVRLGKASKAQRGYRLAGQSSAETIDALKFIEIEPHQSLKQVAINLLTLGLDRWQTIESMLLDPEQNLLALPILSYRLRACIRLLKSTLKQFELLEDSFQADFDCIEQRLNFIEEALSLYSIIDDDAALIAKLPQQQALVDVALVSLQQLDIIGHLEQLLADICYGRLQVHLVDLLTQIGDGQVSINRQLALRHFANQMQENSWQRILDVMPLDNDLSSADYLSVAKALDDSIFVGVAYGELYSEKSRDQFRAPWQDLALGIRTLAAYRQLKLISEIAYLDITDWLENKEQSLVQAMEFSRRSAMKNEPYWR, from the coding sequence ATGGAAGCCGAGATTGAACTCAAACTTTTCTTTAATGAAAATAATAAGAAAAGCCTTATAAACCTGCTAGATAGCTTACCTAATTGCGATGCTAAAGGTATAGAAAAACTGACAAACAGTTACTTTGACACCCCTGACCTGACCTTAAGAAAGTGGGACATGGGACTGCGAGTTAGGGGCGTTAATCAACATTTAGAGCAAACAATTAAAACAAAAGGTCAGGTTGTTGGCGGGATCCACTCTCGACCTGAGTATAATGTTGATATAGATCAAAAATTTCCCCAATTAAATTTATTCCCAACTGAAATTTGGCCTGAACAGGAAAATATTGAGCAAACACAGTCGGCACTTTACTGTTTGTTTCATACTGATTTCGAGCGTCAGCGTTGGCATATTTTTGTCGATGACAGCTTGGTCGAGGTCGCCTTAGATATCGGTGAGATCCGTGTTAATGAAGCCGTAGATCCTATTTGTGAATTAGAATTTGAGCTATTAGCGGGTGATACCAGCGCGTTATTAACGTTAGCTGGTATCGTGAGCAGAGCAGTACCTGTACGTTTGGGCAAGGCCAGTAAAGCGCAGCGAGGTTACCGTTTAGCGGGCCAATCTAGCGCAGAAACTATTGATGCACTTAAGTTTATCGAGATTGAACCCCACCAGAGCCTAAAGCAAGTGGCCATTAACCTATTAACTCTGGGATTAGATCGTTGGCAAACCATAGAATCTATGCTGCTCGATCCTGAGCAAAATCTATTAGCATTGCCCATATTGAGTTATCGATTGCGGGCGTGTATCCGTTTGCTGAAAAGCACGCTAAAACAGTTCGAACTGCTTGAAGACTCTTTTCAAGCGGATTTTGATTGTATTGAGCAGCGACTCAATTTTATTGAAGAGGCGTTGAGTTTATACAGCATCATTGATGATGACGCGGCACTGATTGCTAAGTTACCTCAACAGCAAGCCTTGGTCGATGTCGCCTTGGTTAGCTTGCAGCAGTTAGATATCATCGGACATCTGGAGCAATTGCTGGCTGATATTTGCTACGGTAGGTTGCAAGTTCATTTGGTCGATCTATTGACCCAGATCGGCGATGGCCAAGTGAGCATTAATCGACAATTAGCACTCAGACACTTTGCTAACCAGATGCAGGAGAACTCCTGGCAACGGATCTTAGATGTGATGCCACTGGATAATGACTTAAGTAGCGCCGATTATCTCTCAGTTGCTAAGGCGCTAGATGACAGTATTTTTGTTGGTGTGGCCTATGGCGAGCTTTACTCAGAGAAGTCTCGTGATCAATTTAGAGCACCTTGGCAAGATTTAGCGTTAGGGATCCGAACCTTAGCCGCTTATCGTCAACTAAAGCTGATTAGTGAGATTGCATACTTAGATATTACAGACTGGCTCGAGAACAAAGAGCAGAGTTTAGTGCAAGCGATGGAATTTTCGCGCCGCAGCGCGATGAAAAATGAGCCCTATTGGCGCTAA
- a CDS encoding potassium channel family protein has protein sequence MANKKRWLLQPETPPTPIQLAMMLLSLLSVVVVLVLTFGRVNEETKRLLFMIDFSICLIFMSNFFYELFKASDKTDYLKGHWIDFIASIPAIEALRMARLFQILRVVRLIRMTRSLIVPMLKQRRQATIASLLVALITILTFSSVLVLIVESGVEGANIDTAESAVWWALVTISTVGYGDYYPVTTAGHIIGAVVIVCGVSFFGVISGYMASVFVSPDETEKLDSHTEELRSELNTSLIRMEKNQQMLLAEIAELKQEIKQVNNDKPEQP, from the coding sequence ATGGCAAATAAAAAGCGCTGGCTACTGCAGCCGGAAACGCCTCCCACTCCAATTCAGCTCGCGATGATGCTGCTATCTCTGCTGTCAGTGGTTGTGGTACTCGTACTCACGTTTGGTCGAGTTAACGAGGAAACCAAGCGCTTGCTGTTTATGATAGATTTCAGTATCTGCCTTATCTTCATGTCTAATTTCTTTTACGAACTCTTTAAAGCAAGCGATAAAACCGACTACCTAAAAGGCCATTGGATCGATTTTATCGCCAGTATCCCCGCCATTGAAGCCCTTAGAATGGCGCGTCTATTCCAGATTTTGCGAGTTGTGCGGCTTATCCGTATGACTCGCTCGCTTATCGTTCCCATGCTCAAACAGCGCAGGCAAGCCACCATTGCTAGCTTGTTAGTTGCACTTATCACCATCTTAACCTTCTCGTCTGTATTAGTACTGATTGTTGAGAGTGGTGTTGAAGGCGCCAATATCGACACCGCCGAAAGCGCGGTCTGGTGGGCGTTAGTCACTATCTCTACCGTCGGCTATGGTGATTACTACCCTGTAACGACTGCGGGCCACATTATTGGTGCCGTTGTTATTGTCTGTGGCGTGAGCTTTTTTGGGGTCATTTCAGGTTATATGGCATCTGTTTTTGTGTCGCCTGATGAAACAGAAAAACTCGATAGTCACACTGAGGAGTTACGCTCTGAACTCAATACTAGCTTGATTAGGATGGAGAAAAATCAACAGATGTTACTCGCGGAAATAGCCGAGCTGAAACAAGAGATTAAACAAGTCAACAATGACAAGCCTGAGCAACCGTAA